One genomic segment of Flavobacteriaceae bacterium includes these proteins:
- a CDS encoding MFS transporter has protein sequence MKKLYVNYLGTFKGLSVEVWWLSLITFINRAGTMVIPFLTLYLTKDLGFTEENVGWIMSCFGLGSVLGSWLGGKLTDSIGYYKVMSISLFLTGVLFIALQYVTTLAGFCVGIFLVMLVADTFRPAMFVALSAYSKPENKTRSVTLIRLAINLGFSAGPAVGGFIITSIGYYGLFWVDGITCLMAVVLLIQVLNPKKARILDEVKVENPVSIYKDRPFWIFFIAMFLFGFVFLQYFSTMPLYYRDVYHLTELEIGLLFGMNGFLIFLLEMPLIKWLENTRYSKPFLILIGFLLTAFSFWVLITGFWVGILIIAMLLATVGEMIAFPFSNAFVIDRAKKGNQGEYMAFYTISFSIAHVFGHNSGMQLIAKIGFDNTWTVITILSFVGIFCLMLLIQFLKKEKQK, from the coding sequence ATGAAAAAGTTATATGTTAACTATTTAGGTACGTTTAAAGGGCTTTCCGTAGAAGTTTGGTGGCTCTCACTGATCACGTTCATCAATAGAGCGGGAACTATGGTCATTCCTTTTTTAACATTGTATTTAACTAAAGATTTAGGTTTTACGGAAGAAAATGTAGGTTGGATCATGTCTTGTTTTGGACTGGGATCGGTTTTGGGTTCCTGGTTAGGTGGAAAATTAACTGACAGTATCGGCTACTATAAAGTGATGAGCATAAGCTTATTCCTGACAGGAGTTTTGTTTATTGCATTGCAATATGTAACTACGCTAGCGGGTTTTTGTGTAGGTATCTTCTTGGTGATGCTGGTTGCTGATACCTTCAGGCCCGCTATGTTTGTAGCTTTAAGTGCCTATAGCAAACCGGAAAACAAAACCCGATCGGTGACACTCATCCGACTGGCAATCAACCTGGGATTTTCTGCCGGCCCGGCTGTTGGTGGCTTTATCATCACATCCATCGGATATTACGGCCTTTTTTGGGTCGATGGTATTACATGTTTGATGGCAGTCGTACTATTAATACAAGTATTAAACCCTAAAAAAGCACGCATTCTGGATGAAGTGAAAGTAGAAAACCCGGTTTCCATATACAAAGACAGGCCGTTCTGGATTTTCTTTATCGCCATGTTTTTATTTGGATTCGTGTTTCTACAATATTTCTCAACGATGCCCCTGTATTACAGGGATGTATACCATTTGACAGAATTGGAAATAGGTTTGCTTTTCGGAATGAACGGATTTCTCATTTTTTTATTGGAAATGCCACTGATCAAATGGCTTGAAAATACCCGATATTCAAAACCCTTCCTTATACTTATCGGATTTCTGTTAACTGCATTCAGCTTTTGGGTACTCATTACAGGATTTTGGGTAGGTATTCTGATTATTGCTATGTTATTGGCAACCGTAGGAGAGATGATCGCATTTCCGTTTTCAAATGCTTTTGTAATAGACAGAGCTAAAAAAGGAAACCAGGGAGAATACATGGCTTTTTATACCATTTCATTTTCCATTGCCCATGTTTTCGGGCATAACTCGGGAATGCAACTGATAGCTAAAATAGGCTTTGACAATACCTGGACAGTCATTACTATTTTGTCATTCGTAGGTATTTTTTGTTTGATGTTGTTAATACAATTTTTGAAAAAAGAAAAACAAAAATAA
- a CDS encoding transposase produces MKRRKYSKEFKIKAVELSNVRGNTKQIAMELGISADLIYRWRRELEQRPDLAFSGNGVKQLTEDQKELERLRKQLKDVTMERDILKNAVSIFSKSDRKY; encoded by the coding sequence ATGAAACGAAGAAAATACAGTAAAGAGTTTAAAATTAAAGCAGTAGAATTAAGCAATGTACGAGGTAACACAAAGCAGATTGCCATGGAATTGGGAATCAGTGCAGATCTTATTTACAGATGGCGTAGAGAATTAGAACAGCGTCCTGATTTAGCTTTTAGCGGTAATGGCGTCAAACAACTCACAGAAGATCAGAAAGAGTTAGAGCGATTACGTAAACAGCTCAAGGATGTTACCATGGAGCGGGATATCTTAAAAAATGCCGTGAGCATCTTCTCCAAGAGCGATCGGAAGTATTGA
- a CDS encoding IS1595 family transposase produces MNLQEIKRGISMLSPSERQELLKELSTSPKDSVPTVRSQESRRFLLDNKLGCCAHCSHPKYVKFGIDKGSQRYKCKSCKRSFTEYTGTWMAGLQHKDKIDDYLKLMLEEKSLDKIKVALSINKKTAFDWPHKILVPLSENDKDDFTGITESDETFFLNSEKGRPVNHRESRKRGGSSKTKGISNDQVAVIVTQDRTSNPDITVATMGRLKKIDIVNAIGSRIKASKAILCRDTHLSYKGFAIDNKIEHHTLKGVIKQRVKNKVYHIQHVNSTHNRVKKWIDNKFWGVSTKYLQQYLNWYRIKEKLKYRNDKLNAFVNKVSEHINAYQKYQNIGLKYQKLISTQF; encoded by the coding sequence ATGAATTTACAAGAAATAAAGCGAGGAATTTCCATGCTTTCCCCATCTGAAAGGCAGGAATTGTTAAAAGAATTGTCAACATCACCAAAAGATTCAGTTCCAACGGTAAGAAGCCAAGAATCTAGGCGTTTTTTATTAGACAATAAGTTAGGTTGTTGCGCCCATTGCTCGCATCCAAAGTATGTAAAATTTGGTATTGACAAAGGCTCTCAGCGCTATAAGTGTAAATCCTGCAAACGCAGTTTTACAGAATACACAGGTACTTGGATGGCAGGTTTGCAACATAAGGACAAGATTGATGACTACCTTAAATTAATGCTAGAAGAAAAGAGCTTAGATAAGATAAAAGTAGCCTTATCGATAAACAAGAAAACGGCTTTTGACTGGCCTCATAAGATATTAGTCCCATTATCAGAAAACGATAAAGATGATTTTACAGGCATTACAGAAAGTGATGAGACCTTCTTTTTAAATTCAGAAAAAGGGCGACCAGTAAATCATCGGGAATCAAGAAAACGTGGTGGTAGCTCTAAAACCAAAGGCATCAGTAATGATCAAGTAGCTGTTATTGTAACCCAAGATAGAACATCTAATCCAGATATTACTGTAGCCACTATGGGAAGATTAAAGAAAATAGATATTGTAAATGCTATTGGCAGCAGAATAAAGGCAAGTAAAGCCATTTTATGTAGGGACACACATCTAAGCTACAAAGGATTTGCAATAGACAATAAAATAGAGCATCACACTCTAAAAGGCGTCATAAAACAACGTGTCAAAAACAAAGTGTATCATATACAACATGTCAACTCAACTCATAACAGAGTTAAGAAATGGATAGATAACAAGTTTTGGGGAGTATCTACCAAATACTTGCAACAATATTTGAACTGGTATCGCATCAAAGAAAAATTAAAATATAGAAACGATAAACTCAATGCCTTTGTAAATAAAGTGTCAGAACATATTAATGCGTATCAAAAATATCAAAATATTGGATTGAAGTATCAAAAATTAATATCAACGCAATTTTAA
- a CDS encoding IS3 family transposase — translation MCKIFKISRNSYYRSKNYVPSDRDGKNRMLLSEIHRICERSKSTYGSPRITEELKAKGFKVSRSRVARLMKKHGIKAVRKKKFVVTTDSKHQYPVADNVLDRDFKATVFYDKNK, via the coding sequence ATGTGTAAAATTTTTAAAATTAGTAGAAACAGTTATTACAGGAGTAAGAATTATGTTCCATCAGATAGAGATGGAAAAAATCGTATGCTACTCTCTGAGATTCACCGTATCTGTGAGCGAAGTAAATCTACTTATGGAAGTCCTAGAATTACAGAGGAACTCAAAGCTAAAGGGTTTAAAGTATCTAGGTCTAGGGTAGCACGATTGATGAAAAAACACGGGATTAAAGCAGTTCGTAAAAAGAAATTTGTTGTCACGACAGATTCTAAGCATCAATATCCAGTAGCTGATAATGTATTGGATAGAGATTTTAAAGCTACCGTATTCTATGATAAAAACAAGTAA